From Perognathus longimembris pacificus isolate PPM17 chromosome 22, ASM2315922v1, whole genome shotgun sequence, one genomic window encodes:
- the Nudt12 gene encoding NAD-capped RNA hydrolase NUDT12, which translates to MSSVKSSPKQELIAQLHNSAAEGDIGKLTGILRHSPSLLNETSDNGWTALMYAARNGHPDVVQLLLEKGCDRSIVNKSRQTALDIATFWGYKHIANLLANVKGGKKPWFLTNEVEEGENYFSRTLLDRKSEKRNNTGWLVAKESHPATVYILFSELNPLVTLGGNKESFQQPEVRLCQLNYTDIKDYLAQPEKITLIFLGVELEMKKKLNNYNGEVPREEDDGLIAWFALGIDPKAAEEFKQRHENCYFLHPPMPALLQLKEKEAGVVAQARSVLAWHSRYKFCPTCGSATKIEEGGYKRVCLKEDCPSLQGVHNTSYPRVDPVVIMQVVHPDGTKCLLGRQKRFPPGMFTCLAGFIEPGETIEDAVRREVEEESGVRVGHVQYVSCQPWPMPSSLMIGCLAVAVSTEIKVDKNEIEDARWFTREQVVDILTKGKQQAFFVPPSRAIAHQLIKHWIGMNPNL; encoded by the exons atgtcTTCTGTAAAAAGTAGCCCCAAACAGGAACTAATCGCCCAACTACACAACTCAGCTGCAGAAGGAGATATTGGCAAGCTAACAGGAATTCTCCGTCATTCTCCGTCTCTTCTCAATGAAACTTCTGACAACGGCTGGACTGCTTTAATGTATGCTGCAAGAAATGGGCACCCAGATGTTGTCCAGCTTCTGCTGGAGAAAGG GTGTGACAGATCAATTGTCAATAAATCAAGGCAAACTGCACTGGATATTGCTACATTTTGGGGTTATAAGCATATAGCTAACTTACTAGCTAATGTTAAAGGTGGGAAGAAGCCTTGGTTCCTAACCAATGAGGTGGAAGAAGGTGAAAATTATTTTAGCAGAACCTTACTGGACcggaaaagtgaaaaaagaaataatactggCTGGCTTGTAGCTAAAGAAAGCCATCCAGCCACAGTTTATATCCTTTTCTCAGAATTAAATCCTTTGGTTACTCTTGGTGGCAATAAAGAAAGTTTCCAGCAGCCGGAAGTCAGGCTTTGTCAGCTGAATTACACAGATATAAAGGATTACTTGGCTCAGCCTGAGAAGATCACCTTGATTTTTCTTGGAGTAGaacttgaaatgaaaaaaaagttaaataactaTAATGGAGAAGTCCCAAGAGAAGAGGATGATGGGTTGATTGCCTGGTTTGCTCTAGGTATAGATCCCAAGGCTGCTGAAGAATTTAAGCAAAGACATGAAAATTGTTACTTTCTTCATCCTCCAATGCCAGCTCTTCTTcagttgaaagaaaaagaagctg gGGTTGTAGCTCAGGCAAGATCTGTTCTTGCTTGGCATAGTCGATACAAGTTCTGCCCAACATGTGGAAGTGCAACTAAGATTGAAGAAGGCGGCTATAAGAGAGTCTGTTTGAAGGAAGACTGTCCTAGTCTCCAAGGTGTTCATAATACATCATACCCAAGAGTTG ATCCAGTAGTTATTATGCAAGTTGTTCATCCAGATGGGACCAAATGTCTTCTAGGCAGGCAGAAAAGATTTCCCCCAGGAATGTTTACTTGTCTTGCTGGATTTATTGAACCCG GTGAGACAATAGAAGATGCTGTTAGGAGAGAAGTCGAAGAGGAAAGTGGAGTCAGAGTTGGCCATGTTCAGTATGTCTCTTGTCAACCATGGCCAATGCCCTCTTCCTTAATGATTGGTTGTTTAGCTGTTGCAGTATCTACAGAAATTAAAGTTGACAAGAATGAAATAGAGGATGCCCGCTGGTTCACTAGAGAACAG GTTGTGGATATTCTTACGAAAGGGAAGCAGCAAGCATTCTTTGTGCCACCAAGCCGAGCTATTGCACACCAGTTAATCAAACACTGGATTGGAATGAATCCCAATCTCTAA